From Flavobacterium sp. 102, a single genomic window includes:
- a CDS encoding replication-associated recombination protein A yields the protein MEAPLAERIRPQRLEDYISQLHLVGDNGSLTQQIARGVIPSMIFWGSPGTGKTTLAQIIAKQSNRPFYELSAINSGVKDIRDVIEKAKTSGGLFTAKNPILFIDEIHRFSKSQQDSLLAAVEKGWVTLIGATTENPSFEVIPALLSRCQVYVLNPFSKEDLLALLQRAIKEDKIISTKKIKLKETEALLRLSGGDGRKLLNIFELVINASPEGQITITNDKVLELVQQNTVLYDKTGEQHYDIVSAFIKSIRGSDPNGAVYWLARMIEGGEDVKFIARRMLILSSEDIGNANPTAFIMANNTFQAVSTIGNPESRIILSQCAIYLATSPKSNASYMAIGEAQALVKQTGDLSVPIHLRNAPTKLMKELGYGEEYQYSHNYANNFSEQEYLPDEIRNTDLYKPGNNARENEMRTFLKNRWKDKYGY from the coding sequence ATGGAAGCACCACTTGCCGAACGCATCAGACCACAACGTTTAGAAGATTATATCAGCCAATTGCATTTGGTGGGTGATAACGGTTCGCTAACCCAACAAATTGCGCGTGGCGTGATTCCGTCGATGATTTTTTGGGGTTCGCCCGGAACCGGAAAAACGACTTTGGCCCAAATCATAGCCAAGCAAAGCAATCGTCCGTTTTATGAATTGAGTGCGATTAACAGTGGCGTAAAAGATATACGCGACGTGATTGAAAAAGCCAAAACCAGCGGCGGTTTATTCACGGCTAAAAACCCAATTCTGTTTATTGATGAGATCCATCGTTTTAGTAAATCGCAACAGGATTCGCTTTTAGCAGCTGTCGAAAAAGGTTGGGTAACCTTAATCGGCGCCACGACTGAAAATCCGAGTTTTGAAGTCATTCCCGCTTTGTTGTCACGTTGTCAGGTGTATGTTTTGAATCCGTTTTCAAAAGAAGACTTGTTGGCTTTATTGCAACGCGCCATAAAAGAAGACAAAATCATTTCGACCAAAAAAATAAAACTAAAGGAAACAGAAGCGCTATTGCGACTTTCCGGTGGCGACGGGCGCAAACTGTTAAATATTTTCGAACTTGTTATAAACGCCAGCCCTGAAGGTCAAATTACGATAACGAATGATAAAGTATTGGAACTCGTTCAGCAAAACACGGTGCTTTATGACAAAACCGGCGAACAACATTATGATATTGTTTCGGCATTCATCAAATCCATTCGCGGAAGTGATCCAAACGGCGCGGTGTATTGGTTGGCCCGAATGATTGAAGGTGGCGAAGATGTGAAATTCATTGCCAGAAGAATGTTGATTTTATCAAGCGAAGATATTGGCAATGCGAATCCAACAGCTTTTATTATGGCCAATAATACTTTTCAGGCGGTTTCCACGATTGGCAATCCGGAGAGCAGAATTATTTTAAGTCAGTGTGCTATTTATTTGGCAACTTCACCTAAAAGCAATGCGAGTTATATGGCGATAGGCGAAGCCCAAGCTTTGGTCAAACAAACCGGAGATTTATCGGTACCGATTCATTTGCGCAATGCGCCGACAAAATTGATGAAAGAATTGGGTTATGGCGAAGAATACCAATATTCACATAACTACGCCAACAATTTTTCGGAACAAGAATACTTACCGGATGAAATCAGGAATACCGATTTGTACAAACCCGGAAATAATGCACGCGAAAACGAAATGCGCACTTTTTTGAAAAATCGTTGGAAGGATAAATATGGGTACTAG
- a CDS encoding rhomboid family intramembrane serine protease, with translation MNDYHHFKFTPSVWIIPSFLLILIWAVFFFEHSFNIDLTPHGILPRTFSGLQGVLFSPFLHGDLNHIANNSIPLFVLTTALIYFYRDVSLKVLCYGILLSGIITWVIGRTSFHIGASGLIYVLVSFIFFKGMMTQYYRLMALSLTVVMFYGGMVWFIFPDVDKTISWEGHLAGLVVGFAFAVLFKTPDYKKDIQYEWEKPEFNPENDLFMKHFDDNGNFVNTPKPEEIEEEIPATEVNYVYHFKAATDDNKSGE, from the coding sequence ATGAACGATTACCATCACTTTAAGTTTACACCATCGGTTTGGATTATTCCAAGCTTTCTGCTGATTTTGATTTGGGCGGTTTTCTTTTTTGAACACAGTTTTAATATTGACTTGACTCCACACGGGATTTTACCACGAACATTTTCGGGTTTGCAAGGCGTTTTGTTTAGTCCGTTTTTGCATGGCGATTTGAATCACATTGCCAATAATTCCATTCCGTTGTTTGTTTTAACCACGGCACTGATATATTTCTACAGAGATGTTTCACTGAAGGTTTTGTGTTATGGTATTTTGCTTTCCGGAATCATTACTTGGGTTATTGGCAGAACGTCTTTTCACATTGGCGCCAGTGGTTTGATTTATGTGTTGGTTTCCTTTATTTTCTTCAAAGGCATGATGACGCAATATTATAGATTGATGGCTTTGTCGCTAACGGTAGTAATGTTTTATGGCGGAATGGTTTGGTTTATTTTTCCGGATGTTGATAAGACTATTTCTTGGGAAGGACACTTGGCCGGATTGGTAGTCGGTTTTGCTTTCGCAGTCTTATTTAAAACACCTGATTATAAAAAAGACATTCAATACGAATGGGAGAAACCCGAATTCAATCCGGAAAACGATTTGTTTATGAAACATTTTGATGACAACGGGAATTTTGTCAATACGCCAAAACCTGAAGAGATTGAGGAAGAGATTCCGGCAACCGAAGTCAATTATGTTTATCACTTTAAAGCAGCGACTGACGATAACAAGTCAGGCGAATAA
- a CDS encoding YjjG family noncanonical pyrimidine nucleotidase has translation MKHITDIFFDLDHTLWDFDRNSVLAFDKIFKVHHPTINTEAFIEIYAPINQACWKLYQVDKITHEELRYQRLKQSFDAMNYPISDEAIDKIAHDYIAFLPDNNQLFDGAIEVLDYLFSKYNLHIITNGFAEVQYKKISNSGLGSYFKTVTNSEMAGVKKPHRNIFEFALSLAKTNKENAIMIGDCIDADVRGAIDFGMKAILFDEKNSHNIPEVPTINRLIELKNIL, from the coding sequence ATGAAACACATCACCGACATTTTTTTTGACCTAGATCATACGCTTTGGGATTTTGACCGAAATTCTGTTTTGGCTTTTGACAAGATTTTTAAAGTACATCATCCAACGATAAATACAGAAGCTTTTATCGAAATTTATGCACCCATAAATCAAGCGTGTTGGAAGTTGTACCAAGTTGATAAAATCACCCATGAAGAATTGCGTTACCAACGATTAAAGCAATCATTTGATGCGATGAATTATCCTATTTCAGATGAAGCTATCGATAAAATAGCACACGATTATATTGCTTTTTTGCCCGATAATAATCAACTGTTTGATGGCGCCATTGAAGTGTTGGATTACTTATTTTCAAAGTACAATCTGCATATTATTACGAATGGTTTTGCGGAAGTTCAGTATAAAAAAATAAGCAATTCCGGTTTGGGAAGTTATTTCAAGACGGTGACCAATTCTGAAATGGCTGGCGTCAAAAAACCGCATAGAAATATATTTGAATTTGCCTTATCTTTGGCTAAAACCAATAAAGAAAATGCCATTATGATTGGCGATTGTATTGATGCTGATGTTCGAGGTGCCATTGATTTTGGGATGAAGGCTATTTTGTTTGATGAAAAAAACAGTCACAACATTCCCGAAGTGCCAACCATCAATCGTTTAATCGAATTAAAAAACATATTGTAA
- the rlmB gene encoding 23S rRNA (guanosine(2251)-2'-O)-methyltransferase RlmB codes for MEKENQIFGIRAIIEAISAGKEIDKVFIQSDAQSELMQELMKAMKKHSINFSYVPVEKLNRLTPNNHQGAVATIAPITFVKLETLVDSVVESGKTPLFLILDQLSDARNFGAIIRTAECTGVDGIIVQKTGSAPVNGDTVKTSAGAVFNVPICKVDHIKDAIFYLQGSGIKTVAATEKTEDNIYNIDLNQPIAIIMGSEDRGINPSVLKIVDEKAKLPMFGTIGSLNVSVACGAFLYETVRQRQ; via the coding sequence ATGGAAAAAGAAAACCAAATCTTCGGAATTAGAGCCATTATTGAAGCCATCAGCGCTGGAAAAGAAATTGACAAAGTGTTTATTCAAAGCGACGCCCAAAGCGAATTGATGCAGGAACTGATGAAAGCGATGAAAAAACACAGCATCAATTTCTCGTACGTTCCCGTTGAAAAACTAAACCGATTGACACCTAACAACCATCAAGGTGCTGTGGCAACCATTGCGCCAATCACCTTCGTCAAACTCGAAACTTTAGTAGATAGCGTAGTCGAAAGTGGCAAAACGCCTTTATTCCTAATCCTCGACCAATTGAGCGATGCCCGAAACTTCGGCGCCATCATCAGAACCGCAGAATGTACCGGCGTTGACGGAATCATTGTCCAAAAAACCGGTTCTGCTCCTGTCAATGGCGATACCGTAAAAACTTCTGCCGGAGCCGTTTTCAACGTGCCGATTTGCAAAGTTGATCACATTAAAGACGCTATATTTTACCTTCAAGGCAGCGGTATCAAAACTGTAGCCGCTACCGAAAAAACGGAAGACAACATTTACAACATCGACTTAAACCAACCCATAGCCATCATCATGGGAAGTGAAGACCGCGGCATCAATCCGTCTGTGTTGAAAATTGTAGATGAAAAAGCCAAGTTACCAATGTTCGGAACGATCGGCTCGTTGAATGTTTCTGTGGCTTGTGGGGCGTTTTTATATGAAACTGTTCGTCAACGTCAATAA